The genomic window GGGGCAGGTGTGGATCGGTCGACGCATCGCCCATCGCGCCATTGGCAGGTTCGCCTGTGGCATCGGACAACTTGCCCTTGTCGGCGTCGGGCAACGTGCCCTTGTCGGCGTCGGATGGGGGCAGATCGGGGGTGGAATCCATAGATTAGGCAGCCTGGGCAGAGTCGACGCAGGACAATGCGCCTGAATTTAACCTAACCGAGCCCCGGAATGCGGTCAATGATTTGCGGCCGATAAGCTGGTTGGCCGAAGCCGATTGTGCCGGTGTTGTCCGTTATGCGGGGGGCGAGGAGCCACAGGCCGCGATTTGTCGCACGACGCGCGACACGACACCCCCGCACGTTGCTTTTCACCCGGCTGTTTGATTTTGGTTCAGCCTGGAGGGTCAGCGGACAACCACTTGCGGCCTACGAATCGCCCTCGATCGGCGTGTCGATATCCACGTCATCATCGGTCGCGGGGTTCATATCTAGCGGTTCGTCGCCAACGTCCACACGCGGCATTTCGACTTCTAAACGGGTGGAGTCTTCGGTGACACCCGCCTCACCGTCACATCCCAGGATCGCGGCGGAGGTAAGCATCAGCGAAGCAAAAACGAATCGTTGTAGCGTCTTCATGGGGTTCTCTAGTTGGGGTTAGAAGGGCAAAACGTCTGACTGGGAGAATCTCGCAAATGCAATGCCACGTCGAGGGCCACCGCATGCGGCCGGAAAGGGGGACAGCCGAGGTGGCACGTTGATTGCGGCGATTGCAGGGTGCCCTCGGTCCGCCAGTAAACCCACCCGCCAGAAATCAACGCATCGTTCTCTATGCAGTTTGTCGAGCAACCCATCGCGATTAACGTCATCGTCTTCATTGTTGCGGCCAGTGTCGTTTGGATGGCAGGAACGAAACTGAGCAACTATGTCGATATCTTTGCGGACCGTACCGGGATGGGGGAAGCCTTTGCGGGCGCGTTGATCTTGGGGGCGGCGACCAGTTTGCCGGAACTGGCCACGACGCTGACGGCGTCGTACTCCGGGGCCGCCAAGCTGGCGGGGACGAATTTGTTGGGCGGGCTGGTGATGCAAATCGCGGTGTTGGCCCTGATCGACGCCTTCGTGCTGCGCGGCAAGCCGCTGACGCTGTTTTCGCCGCGGGCTTCGTTGTTAATGATCGGTGTGATGTTGATCGGGTTGATCGCTCTGGCATCGGCCGCCGTGGCCAGTGGCGAATTGTTCAGCTGGGCGGGGATCGGGTTCTGGCCCGTGTTGTTGTTCGCCGCGTACGTGTTCTCGCTGTGGGTGATTTATCGTTACCAGGGCGAAGCGCGGTGGAAACCCACCGGCGAAATCGCTCAGCCGCCCGAATCGGCACGCGACTTAAAGGACGCTCATCACAAGCATTTCGCCGATGTTGCCACCGCAGGCATCGTGGGCCGGTTCGCGGTGGCTTCGCTGGCGGTCTTGGTCGGCGGGTTCTTTGTTGCCAAGACCGGTGAAGCGTTGGCCGAGCAAACCGGGATGGGCCAAAACTTCGTCGGCGCCACGTTGGTAGCCTTGGCAACCAGTTTGCCCGAGGTCAGCACGACGTACTCGGCGGTCAAGTTTGGCGCCTACAGCATGGCGGCCGCCAACATCCTGGGAACCAACAGTTTGGAGGTCGCCCTATTCCTGCCGGCCGAGGTGGCGTATCGCGAGGGGGCGATTTTCGACGCATTGGATCCGACCACCGGCTTCCTGGCCTCGCTGGGGATCGTGGTCACCAGCCTCTACCTGTGGGGAATCCTGGAACGA from Roseimaritima ulvae includes these protein-coding regions:
- a CDS encoding sodium:calcium antiporter codes for the protein MQFVEQPIAINVIVFIVAASVVWMAGTKLSNYVDIFADRTGMGEAFAGALILGAATSLPELATTLTASYSGAAKLAGTNLLGGLVMQIAVLALIDAFVLRGKPLTLFSPRASLLMIGVMLIGLIALASAAVASGELFSWAGIGFWPVLLFAAYVFSLWVIYRYQGEARWKPTGEIAQPPESARDLKDAHHKHFADVATAGIVGRFAVASLAVLVGGFFVAKTGEALAEQTGMGQNFVGATLVALATSLPEVSTTYSAVKFGAYSMAAANILGTNSLEVALFLPAEVAYREGAIFDALDPTTGFLASLGIVVTSLYLWGILERRDKTVLGMGVDSFCVLLVYALGLGIYYQL